Proteins encoded by one window of Cylindrospermum stagnale PCC 7417:
- the pipX gene encoding transcriptional coactivator PipX — MNPESSETYINHPTWGLLYKICMVDDSQDLFTTLYAQRLFFLVANDVKGVKFQPIGRTEARMMLENRLRTMRRTGQSQEYDLLQSIFQRTFQ, encoded by the coding sequence ATGAATCCAGAAAGCTCGGAAACTTACATAAATCATCCAACTTGGGGTTTACTCTACAAAATCTGCATGGTAGATGATAGCCAGGATCTGTTTACAACACTTTATGCCCAACGTTTATTTTTTTTAGTAGCCAATGACGTTAAAGGTGTTAAATTTCAGCCGATAGGACGTACTGAGGCGAGAATGATGCTGGAAAATCGTTTACGTACTATGCGTCGCACTGGACAATCCCAGGAGTACGATCTGCTTCAGAGTATTTTCCAACGCACATTCCAATGA
- a CDS encoding type II toxin-antitoxin system RelE family toxin, with translation MYEVLLHPDAQKVYVNADKALAKKIARCLQQLEQTPQSHPNIKALKGDYTGYYRYRIGDYRVIYSIEDKLVQVFVIAIAHRSEVYEP, from the coding sequence ATGTATGAAGTTCTTCTCCATCCCGATGCTCAAAAGGTTTATGTCAATGCTGACAAAGCCCTAGCGAAGAAAATTGCCCGATGTTTACAGCAGCTAGAGCAAACTCCCCAGTCGCACCCCAATATCAAAGCCCTCAAGGGAGACTATACAGGGTACTATCGTTACCGAATCGGGGATTACAGGGTTATCTATTCGATAGAGGATAAACTGGTGCAGGTATTTGTTATAGCGATCGCTCATCGCAGCGAAGTATACGAACCGTGA
- the glgB gene encoding 1,4-alpha-glucan branching enzyme — protein MSMTTIAPEQVNRIVWNQHHDPFEILGSHPIDQNGKTVWAVRAYLPNASAAWVVVPEERKEYPMQAVHDPHFFECIIETAELTNYQLRIKEGDHERVTYDPYAFHSPRLTDFDLHLFAEGNHHRIYEKLGAHLTEVEGVKGVYFAVWAPNARNVSLLGDFNFWDGRKHQMRKGQTGIWELFIPELGAGEHYKYEIKNFEGHIYEKSDPYGFQQEARPKTASIVTDLTVHNWGDEDWMETRRHTDPLTQPVSVYEVHLGSWLHASSGEPAKLPNGETEAVVPVSELNPGARFLTYRELADKLIPYVKEMGYTHLELLPIAEHPFDGSWGYQVTGYFAPTSRFGSPEDFMYFVDQCHQNGIGVIVDWVPGHFPKDGHGLAFFDGSHLYEHADPRKGEHKEWGTLVFNYNRHEVKNFLVANAIFWFDKYHIDGIRVDAVASMLYLDYCRKPGEWLPNQYGGRENLEAADFLRQVNHLLFSYFPGVLSIAEESTSWPMVSWPTYTGGLGFNLKWNMGWMHDMLDYFSMDPWFRQFHQNNITFSMWYNHSENFMLALSHDEVVHGKSNIIGKMPGDRWQKLANVRCLFSYMFAHPGKKTMFMSMEFGQWSEWNVWADLEWHLFQYEPHQQLKQFFQDLNHLYRSEPALYTLDFAQEGFEWIDCSDNRHSVVSFVRRDKDADNFAIVVCNFTPQPHSHYRIGVPEKGFYTELFNSDARQYGGSNMGNLGGKWTDDWSLHNRPYSLDLCLPPLGVLILKLDKQKTAAVME, from the coding sequence ATGTCCATGACCACGATCGCCCCTGAACAGGTTAACCGCATCGTTTGGAATCAGCATCATGATCCGTTTGAAATACTGGGTTCTCATCCCATAGACCAAAATGGTAAAACTGTCTGGGCTGTGCGAGCCTACTTACCAAATGCGAGTGCCGCGTGGGTAGTAGTTCCTGAAGAACGCAAAGAATATCCCATGCAAGCAGTGCATGATCCCCACTTTTTTGAATGCATTATTGAAACCGCAGAACTGACAAACTACCAGTTACGGATTAAAGAAGGGGATCATGAGCGAGTCACTTACGACCCTTACGCCTTCCATTCTCCCCGCTTGACAGACTTTGATTTGCATTTGTTTGCTGAAGGTAACCATCACCGAATTTACGAGAAACTAGGAGCACACCTCACGGAAGTAGAGGGCGTTAAAGGCGTTTATTTTGCTGTTTGGGCACCCAATGCCCGTAATGTCTCCCTGCTGGGGGATTTCAACTTCTGGGACGGGCGCAAACACCAAATGCGTAAAGGACAAACCGGCATTTGGGAGTTGTTTATTCCTGAACTGGGTGCGGGTGAACATTACAAATATGAAATCAAAAATTTTGAAGGTCACATTTACGAAAAATCCGATCCCTACGGTTTCCAGCAGGAAGCCCGCCCCAAAACCGCATCCATTGTTACTGACTTAACTGTCCACAACTGGGGCGACGAAGATTGGATGGAGACACGGCGTCACACCGACCCCCTCACCCAACCTGTATCCGTCTACGAAGTGCATTTAGGCTCTTGGTTGCACGCTTCTAGTGGAGAACCAGCTAAACTGCCCAATGGGGAAACTGAAGCTGTAGTTCCCGTTTCTGAACTAAACCCTGGCGCCCGCTTTCTTACCTATCGGGAATTAGCAGACAAGCTCATTCCCTATGTGAAAGAAATGGGATACACTCATCTGGAACTGCTGCCAATCGCCGAACATCCCTTTGATGGTTCTTGGGGTTATCAAGTAACTGGCTACTTTGCCCCCACTTCCCGTTTTGGTAGCCCTGAAGATTTTATGTATTTTGTTGACCAATGTCACCAAAATGGTATTGGCGTGATTGTCGATTGGGTTCCCGGCCACTTCCCCAAAGATGGGCATGGTTTAGCTTTCTTTGATGGTAGTCACCTTTACGAACACGCTGATCCTCGCAAAGGCGAACATAAAGAATGGGGGACTCTAGTATTCAACTACAATCGCCACGAAGTGAAAAACTTCCTGGTAGCCAATGCCATTTTCTGGTTTGATAAGTACCACATTGACGGAATTCGCGTTGATGCTGTAGCCTCAATGCTCTACCTTGACTATTGCCGCAAACCAGGAGAATGGTTGCCCAATCAGTACGGCGGTAGAGAAAACTTGGAAGCAGCGGATTTCTTACGTCAGGTAAATCACCTGCTCTTCAGTTATTTCCCCGGCGTTCTCTCAATTGCCGAAGAATCCACTTCTTGGCCAATGGTATCTTGGCCTACCTACACAGGTGGACTGGGCTTTAACTTAAAGTGGAATATGGGCTGGATGCACGATATGCTGGACTACTTCAGCATGGACCCTTGGTTCCGCCAGTTTCACCAAAACAATATCACCTTTAGTATGTGGTATAACCACAGCGAAAACTTTATGCTGGCTCTGTCCCACGATGAGGTGGTGCATGGCAAGAGCAATATTATCGGTAAAATGCCGGGGGATAGATGGCAGAAGCTCGCTAATGTGCGTTGTTTGTTTAGCTATATGTTCGCTCACCCTGGCAAGAAAACCATGTTTATGAGCATGGAGTTTGGCCAGTGGAGTGAGTGGAATGTCTGGGCTGATTTGGAGTGGCATTTATTCCAGTATGAGCCGCATCAACAGTTGAAACAGTTTTTCCAAGATTTAAACCATCTCTACCGTTCTGAACCAGCGTTGTACACTCTGGATTTTGCTCAGGAAGGGTTTGAGTGGATTGACTGTAGCGATAACCGCCATAGTGTAGTTTCCTTCGTTCGACGCGATAAGGATGCTGACAATTTTGCGATCGTGGTTTGCAATTTTACACCGCAACCCCATTCTCACTATCGAATTGGTGTACCAGAAAAGGGATTTTATACTGAGTTGTTCAATAGCGATGCTCGTCAATATGGCGGTAGCAATATGGGCAATTTAGGCGGTAAGTGGACTGATGATTGGTCTTTGCACAATCGTCCTTATTCACTAGATTTGTGTTTACCTCCTTTGGGTGTGTTGATTCTCAAGTTAGATAAGCAGAAGACAGCAGCAGTGATGGAATAA
- a CDS encoding metallophosphoesterase, translating to MWLKKASRSTVRCLTWTFLLGCCILLYAKLIEPNWIEINSLQLTLPHLSPEFNGYRIVLISDIHRDKWMNQRRLQRIVRLVNQQKADLVVITGDLVTRNSSELIPTIKVPLSQITAKDQIVAILGNHDYENDTKAIIRTLVQSGIVYINNGVYTLQRGRAMLHIAGLDDIWRGTPRLDLVMQQLPNQGAAILLVHEPDFADTSAATGRFDLQLSGHSHGGQMRLPFFKPLILPSLGEKYYAGRYQVGNMIQYTNRGLGMTAKHLRFGARPEITVFTLVAPKS from the coding sequence ATGTGGCTCAAAAAAGCTAGCAGATCAACCGTTCGATGTTTAACATGGACTTTTCTGCTAGGCTGCTGTATTTTACTATACGCCAAATTGATTGAACCAAATTGGATTGAGATAAATTCTTTACAACTGACCCTACCCCATCTCTCTCCAGAATTTAACGGCTATCGCATTGTGCTTATCAGCGATATTCATCGAGACAAATGGATGAACCAACGGCGTTTACAGCGGATTGTGCGTTTAGTAAACCAACAAAAAGCAGACTTAGTAGTGATTACAGGTGATTTAGTTACTCGAAATTCGTCAGAATTAATCCCAACTATCAAGGTTCCCTTGAGTCAAATTACTGCTAAAGATCAAATTGTGGCAATATTGGGTAATCATGACTACGAGAACGACACAAAAGCGATTATCCGAACCTTGGTACAAAGCGGTATAGTCTACATCAATAATGGTGTTTATACCTTACAGCGGGGCCGTGCGATGTTGCATATTGCTGGGTTAGATGATATCTGGAGAGGTACACCCCGCTTGGATTTGGTAATGCAGCAGTTACCCAATCAAGGGGCAGCAATTTTATTAGTCCACGAACCAGATTTTGCGGATACCAGCGCTGCTACGGGGCGGTTTGATTTGCAGCTATCGGGACATTCCCACGGTGGACAGATGCGCTTACCTTTTTTCAAACCGCTGATTTTACCGTCTTTGGGTGAAAAGTATTATGCGGGACGCTATCAGGTGGGAAATATGATTCAATACACCAACAGAGGGCTGGGTATGACTGCCAAGCATCTCCGATTTGGTGCCCGTCCTGAGATTACAGTATTTACTTTGGTTGCACCGAAATCATAA
- a CDS encoding YggS family pyridoxal phosphate-dependent enzyme, producing the protein MSSSLIEHIATICGSLPSSVRVIAVTKTVPAELMRYAYAAGVRDFGESRIQEAARKQAELQDLSDVTWHLIGHLQSNKAKKALEQFQWIHSVDNLQLAERLNQLASQLGVSPQVCLQVKILSDANKSGWNVPELLADLNKLNQYKNLQIQGLMTIPRAGLDAAETLDVFNRTAQLAKEIKAQNWSHMKMQHLSMGMSGDYQLAVQAGATMVRLGTILFGQRF; encoded by the coding sequence ATGAGTAGTTCGCTAATCGAACATATTGCCACCATTTGTGGCTCTCTCCCTAGTTCAGTGCGGGTAATTGCAGTCACAAAGACAGTTCCCGCTGAACTGATGCGGTACGCCTACGCCGCCGGAGTTCGCGACTTTGGAGAGAGTCGCATCCAAGAAGCCGCCAGGAAACAAGCCGAGTTGCAAGACTTATCAGATGTTACCTGGCACTTGATTGGACATTTGCAAAGCAATAAAGCCAAAAAAGCCCTAGAACAATTTCAGTGGATTCACTCTGTAGATAATTTGCAACTGGCCGAACGCTTAAATCAATTGGCGTCACAGTTGGGAGTGAGTCCCCAGGTTTGCCTACAAGTGAAAATTCTCTCTGATGCCAACAAGTCTGGTTGGAATGTACCAGAACTATTAGCAGACTTAAATAAACTTAATCAATATAAAAATTTACAAATTCAGGGTTTGATGACAATTCCCCGGGCTGGCTTGGATGCTGCGGAAACTTTGGATGTGTTTAATCGTACTGCTCAACTGGCAAAAGAAATCAAAGCACAAAACTGGTCGCACATGAAAATGCAGCACCTTTCAATGGGAATGTCAGGCGATTACCAATTAGCAGTGCAAGCTGGTGCGACGATGGTACGATTAGGAACAATCTTGTTTGGCCAGCGCTTCTAG
- the proC gene encoding pyrroline-5-carboxylate reductase — MTIKFGLIGGGVMGEALLSRLIVRGIYQASEVIVSEPQSSRQHFFQQQYEVAVTADNHLVFERATEVVMLAVKPQVFSAIAQELAEITATEHSPLVISILAGVPLNQLEAAFPQMPVIRAMPNTPATVGAGVTAICLGAYTNAKHQQIAQQIFSAVGEVVEVTEMLMDAVTGLSGSGPAYVALMIEALADGGVAAGLPRAVANQLALQTVLGTAKLLQESKLHPAELKDRVTSPGGTTIAGVAQLERAGFRSALIEAVKVAAARAQELGKG; from the coding sequence ATGACTATTAAATTTGGCTTAATTGGTGGCGGGGTAATGGGAGAAGCGCTCTTATCCCGCCTTATTGTCCGGGGTATTTATCAAGCATCAGAAGTTATAGTTAGTGAGCCGCAATCCTCGCGTCAGCATTTTTTCCAGCAGCAATACGAGGTAGCTGTCACGGCAGATAATCACCTGGTTTTCGAGCGGGCCACGGAAGTAGTGATGTTGGCAGTGAAACCCCAGGTGTTTAGTGCGATCGCACAAGAATTAGCAGAGATTACGGCTACAGAACACTCGCCTCTAGTGATTTCCATCTTAGCGGGTGTGCCTTTAAATCAGCTAGAAGCTGCCTTTCCCCAAATGCCAGTTATTAGAGCCATGCCTAATACTCCGGCCACCGTGGGAGCAGGAGTGACGGCGATTTGTTTAGGTGCTTACACCAACGCCAAGCACCAGCAAATAGCACAGCAAATTTTTTCGGCGGTGGGGGAAGTCGTAGAAGTTACTGAAATGCTGATGGATGCGGTGACAGGACTATCGGGTAGTGGCCCGGCTTATGTGGCACTGATGATAGAAGCACTCGCTGATGGGGGAGTAGCCGCAGGTTTACCTAGAGCAGTTGCCAATCAATTAGCCTTGCAAACTGTATTAGGAACAGCGAAGCTTTTACAGGAGAGCAAACTGCATCCCGCAGAACTCAAAGACCGTGTTACCAGTCCTGGGGGGACAACAATAGCCGGCGTTGCTCAACTAGAACGAGCAGGTTTTCGTTCAGCTTTAATTGAAGCTGTCAAAGTAGCCGCAGCACGGGCGCAAGAATTAGGGAAAGGCTGA
- a CDS encoding energy-coupling factor transporter transmembrane component T family protein, with product MDLLRSLPLGLYLEQPLTWLHKLDPRVKFVWLMSFLTSYSFANNYWRVLLVLLLIIITLTARIPWRVWQQQMGWLLILSLMVLAIATMSPDGLGVDYQSRLPASEQILNPPSTAKSSPVVPDSASSNKKYSYVLFHKGPVRVTRRSLDLAISLSSIVFTLIYSTNLYLLTTAPEEITSGMESLMQPLRRFNLPVTELTLTLTLSLRFIPLVLEEVQNLVRSVMTRAINWKKLGLKGAVKVWMTVAERLLENLLLRADQMANAMIVRGFTSPNEHRVQWQDLKLKARDWLAIATLILFWGVRIAIGTEVR from the coding sequence ATGGATTTACTGCGATCGCTACCACTTGGGCTTTACTTAGAACAACCTTTAACTTGGCTACATAAACTCGATCCGCGAGTTAAGTTTGTCTGGTTGATGAGCTTCCTTACCAGCTATAGCTTTGCTAACAACTATTGGCGGGTGCTACTGGTATTGCTATTAATTATAATTACATTAACGGCAAGAATTCCTTGGAGAGTATGGCAACAGCAAATGGGCTGGCTGTTGATATTATCCTTGATGGTTTTAGCGATCGCTACTATGAGTCCTGATGGACTAGGTGTAGATTATCAGTCACGCTTACCAGCAAGCGAACAAATCTTGAACCCGCCATCAACCGCTAAAAGTTCCCCTGTTGTGCCAGACTCAGCAAGTAGTAACAAAAAATATAGCTACGTGCTGTTTCATAAAGGCCCGGTCAGAGTAACTCGCCGCTCTTTAGATTTAGCCATCAGCCTGAGTTCAATAGTTTTTACCTTGATTTACAGCACTAACTTGTATTTGCTAACAACGGCACCAGAAGAAATTACATCTGGGATGGAAAGCTTAATGCAACCCCTGCGACGGTTTAATTTGCCTGTCACAGAACTAACTCTGACTTTAACTTTATCCTTGCGGTTTATCCCTCTAGTTTTAGAAGAAGTGCAAAATTTAGTTCGTTCTGTGATGACAAGGGCAATTAATTGGAAAAAGCTGGGATTGAAAGGAGCAGTCAAGGTTTGGATGACTGTAGCCGAGAGATTGTTAGAAAATCTGCTCTTAAGGGCAGATCAAATGGCTAATGCCATGATTGTGCGGGGTTTTACCAGTCCCAACGAACATCGAGTGCAGTGGCAAGATTTAAAACTAAAAGCACGTGATTGGCTGGCTATTGCCACTTTAATCTTATTCTGGGGAGTGCGAATTGCGATCGGTACAGAAGTCCGATAA
- a CDS encoding DEAD/DEAH box helicase, with protein MNYPAPSPELDLGSVFPFELDQFQQDAIASLNAGRSVVVCAPTGSGKTLVGEYAIYRALSRGKRVFYTTPLKALSNQKLRDFREKFGSDQVGLLTGDASINREAPILVMTTEIFRNMLYGTPIGQVGISLVDVEAVVLDECHYMNDRQRGTVWEESIIYCPREVQLVALSATVANSDQLTDWLNRVHGPTDLIYSDFRPVPLEFHFCNPKGLFPLLNETKTKINARLSKRSGKKGKFEHGRTGRPEAPGIIYTLSQLEQRDMLPAIYFIFSRRGCDKAVAEVGDLWLVNNDESQILRRQIDDFLSRNPEAGRSGQIAPLYRGIAAHHAGILPAWKVLVEELFQQGLIKVVFATETLAAGINMPARTTVISTLSKRTDNGHRLLKASEFLQMSGRAGRRGMDLQGHVVTVQTPFEGAKEAAYLATSEADPLVSQFTPSYGMVLNLLQTHTLDQTRELIERSFGQYMATLHLRPDYEEIAEIQAELTQLQEQIAAVDEKELAVYEKLRQRLKVERQILRTLQEQAQKDRQEQLVMMLDFAVSGTLLSLKDKNITATLPITAVLVAKSPIAAGQSPYLVCLGRDNRWYVATSVDVVDLYAELPRVEVPPDMLPPSELPLKRGQSIRGNEETAAIAQCIPDPEEFLPTSPEVAAQLSRVTAVQEQLETHPLHEAGNAAAIFKRRARCIELEAEIEELEGRVGQQSQRHWEEFLSLIEILQQFGGLDNLVPTTLGQIAAAIRGENELWIGLVFASGELDNLDPHHLAAAAAALVTETPRPDSKVRYELSNEVAEALAKLRGIRRQMFQVQRRYNVALPIWLEFELIAIVEQWALGMEWIELCENTTLDEGDVVRLLRRTLDLLSQIPHVPNLPDSLQRNAYRAMQLIDRFPVNEVME; from the coding sequence GTGAATTATCCTGCGCCGTCTCCAGAACTTGACCTTGGGTCAGTTTTTCCCTTTGAACTAGATCAATTCCAGCAGGATGCGATCGCCTCCTTAAATGCTGGACGCTCAGTAGTTGTATGTGCGCCCACCGGTTCAGGCAAAACATTGGTAGGGGAATACGCCATTTATCGCGCCCTGTCGCGAGGAAAACGCGTATTTTACACAACACCTCTAAAAGCGTTATCAAATCAAAAACTACGTGACTTTCGGGAAAAATTTGGGTCAGATCAAGTTGGACTGTTAACTGGAGATGCCTCCATTAACAGAGAAGCACCAATTTTGGTGATGACCACAGAAATTTTCCGAAATATGCTCTATGGCACACCCATAGGGCAAGTTGGCATCTCATTAGTAGATGTAGAAGCAGTGGTGCTAGATGAGTGCCACTACATGAACGATCGCCAACGGGGTACAGTTTGGGAAGAATCAATTATCTATTGCCCCCGTGAAGTCCAACTTGTCGCCCTTTCCGCCACAGTTGCCAACAGCGATCAACTCACAGACTGGCTAAATCGGGTTCATGGTCCCACAGACCTAATTTACTCCGATTTTCGCCCAGTACCCTTGGAATTTCACTTTTGCAATCCCAAGGGGTTATTTCCCCTGCTGAATGAAACCAAAACCAAAATTAACGCCCGGTTATCGAAGCGAAGCGGGAAAAAAGGTAAATTTGAGCATGGTAGAACTGGTAGACCAGAAGCTCCCGGCATTATTTATACCCTGAGCCAACTAGAGCAACGGGATATGCTGCCAGCAATTTACTTTATTTTCAGCCGCCGGGGATGCGATAAAGCCGTGGCAGAAGTGGGTGATTTATGGTTGGTAAATAATGATGAGTCCCAAATATTGCGGCGACAAATTGATGATTTTTTAAGCCGTAATCCCGAAGCTGGGCGTTCTGGACAAATTGCGCCCCTATATCGCGGAATTGCCGCTCACCATGCTGGGATTTTACCTGCATGGAAAGTCTTGGTAGAAGAACTATTCCAGCAGGGGCTGATTAAAGTAGTTTTCGCCACCGAGACTCTGGCAGCGGGAATTAATATGCCCGCCCGGACAACAGTTATTTCCACCCTTTCCAAACGTACCGACAACGGGCACCGTCTATTAAAAGCTTCCGAATTCCTGCAAATGTCAGGCCGGGCTGGTCGCCGGGGGATGGATCTTCAAGGTCATGTGGTGACAGTCCAAACTCCCTTTGAAGGAGCCAAAGAAGCGGCTTATTTAGCTACATCTGAGGCAGATCCTCTAGTGAGCCAGTTTACGCCCAGCTACGGCATGGTGCTCAACTTACTACAAACCCACACCCTAGACCAAACCAGAGAACTGATAGAACGCAGCTTTGGTCAATATATGGCAACCTTACATTTAAGACCAGATTATGAGGAAATTGCGGAAATCCAAGCAGAATTAACCCAACTCCAGGAACAAATCGCCGCAGTTGATGAAAAAGAACTGGCTGTGTATGAGAAATTGCGGCAACGCTTGAAAGTAGAACGCCAGATATTAAGAACTCTACAAGAGCAAGCACAGAAAGACAGACAGGAACAGTTGGTGATGATGCTGGACTTTGCAGTTTCCGGAACATTGCTGAGTCTCAAAGACAAGAACATCACGGCAACTTTGCCCATTACCGCTGTATTAGTTGCTAAAAGTCCGATTGCTGCTGGTCAAAGCCCTTACTTGGTATGCTTGGGGCGAGATAACCGTTGGTATGTGGCAACCTCTGTAGATGTCGTTGATTTGTATGCTGAACTGCCACGGGTGGAGGTGCCGCCTGATATGCTACCACCGTCAGAACTGCCCTTGAAAAGAGGACAGTCTATCCGTGGTAACGAAGAAACCGCCGCCATTGCACAATGCATACCCGATCCTGAGGAGTTTTTGCCTACGTCTCCGGAAGTGGCTGCACAACTTTCTCGTGTTACTGCTGTTCAAGAGCAATTAGAAACTCACCCTTTACATGAAGCTGGTAATGCTGCGGCTATATTCAAACGCAGAGCACGCTGCATTGAATTAGAAGCCGAAATCGAAGAGTTAGAAGGGCGGGTAGGTCAACAGTCCCAACGTCATTGGGAAGAGTTTCTCAGTTTAATTGAAATTTTGCAGCAATTTGGTGGTTTGGATAACTTGGTGCCTACGACATTGGGGCAAATCGCGGCGGCAATTCGCGGCGAGAATGAATTGTGGATCGGTTTAGTCTTCGCTAGTGGTGAATTGGACAACTTAGATCCGCACCATTTAGCAGCAGCTGCGGCGGCTTTAGTCACAGAAACCCCCCGTCCTGATAGTAAGGTGCGCTATGAACTCAGTAATGAGGTGGCAGAGGCTTTGGCCAAACTGCGGGGAATTCGCCGTCAAATGTTCCAAGTTCAACGGCGCTATAATGTCGCCTTGCCTATTTGGTTGGAATTTGAGTTAATTGCGATCGTCGAACAGTGGGCACTGGGAATGGAGTGGATAGAACTGTGCGAAAATACCACCTTGGATGAGGGGGATGTGGTGAGACTTTTACGCCGGACGTTGGATTTATTATCCCAGATTCCCCATGTTCCCAATTTGCCGGATTCTTTGCAGCGCAATGCTTATCGGGCTATGCAACTAATTGATCGATTCCCGGTGAATGAAGTGATGGAGTGA
- the der gene encoding ribosome biogenesis GTPase Der, translated as MGLPIVAIIGRPNVGKSTLVNRLAGEQTAIVHDEPGVTRDRTYMPSFWNDREFMVVDTGGLVFNDDTEFLPLIRQQALIALAEACAAIFVVDGQTGPTPADEEIAGWLRQQSVPVLLAVNKCESPDQGAMQAADFWGLGLGEPFPISAIHGSGTGELLDELVQHIPAVEDEPETNVIKVAIIGRPNVGKSSLLNVFVGEERAIVSPISGTTRDAIDTVVERNGQTYRLIDTAGIRKKKHIEYGTEFFSINRAFKAIRRADVVLLVLDAQDGATEQDQKLAGRILEEGRACIIVVNKWDTVEKDSYTIYDYEKALQERLHFTEWADTIFVSALTGQRVEKVLELVNQAAEAHKRRVSTSVINEVLTDAVSWHSPPASRGGRQGKIYYGTQVTSQPPTIALFVNEAKRFNENYRRYIERQFRQQLGFKGTPIRLLWRSKKVRDMEGGNVNRATRVK; from the coding sequence ATGGGACTGCCAATCGTTGCAATTATCGGACGCCCAAATGTGGGCAAATCCACTCTGGTTAATCGTCTCGCCGGGGAACAAACGGCGATTGTTCATGACGAACCGGGTGTGACACGCGATCGCACTTACATGCCATCTTTCTGGAACGATCGCGAATTTATGGTCGTAGACACAGGGGGCTTAGTCTTTAACGACGATACCGAATTTCTCCCCCTGATTCGCCAACAGGCATTAATCGCTCTTGCAGAAGCTTGTGCCGCGATTTTTGTCGTCGATGGGCAAACAGGCCCCACACCAGCAGATGAAGAAATTGCTGGGTGGTTGCGCCAACAATCGGTACCTGTTTTGCTAGCTGTGAATAAATGTGAATCCCCCGATCAAGGCGCAATGCAAGCTGCCGATTTTTGGGGATTGGGATTAGGTGAACCTTTTCCCATCTCGGCGATTCATGGTAGCGGTACTGGAGAATTACTCGACGAGTTAGTTCAGCACATCCCCGCCGTTGAGGATGAACCAGAAACTAATGTCATCAAAGTCGCGATTATCGGCCGCCCAAATGTCGGTAAATCCAGCTTATTGAATGTGTTTGTCGGCGAAGAAAGAGCGATCGTCAGCCCAATTTCCGGCACAACCCGTGACGCCATTGATACCGTCGTCGAACGGAATGGGCAAACCTACCGCTTGATTGACACCGCTGGTATTCGCAAAAAGAAACACATCGAATACGGCACAGAGTTCTTTAGTATTAACCGCGCATTCAAAGCGATTCGTCGCGCCGATGTGGTTTTATTAGTACTAGACGCCCAAGATGGAGCCACCGAGCAAGACCAAAAATTAGCTGGGCGAATTCTCGAAGAAGGACGAGCTTGCATTATCGTCGTCAATAAGTGGGATACTGTCGAAAAAGACTCTTACACCATCTACGACTACGAAAAAGCTCTACAAGAGCGACTACATTTTACTGAATGGGCAGACACTATTTTTGTCAGTGCCTTAACAGGACAACGGGTAGAAAAGGTTTTAGAATTAGTGAATCAGGCAGCTGAGGCACACAAACGTCGTGTTAGCACATCAGTAATTAACGAAGTCCTCACAGATGCAGTTAGTTGGCATTCACCACCAGCCTCACGGGGTGGGCGTCAGGGCAAGATTTATTATGGTACGCAAGTAACTTCGCAACCACCAACAATCGCCCTATTTGTCAACGAAGCCAAACGCTTTAACGAAAATTATCGCCGCTACATAGAAAGACAATTCCGGCAACAATTAGGGTTTAAAGGTACCCCGATTCGTTTACTTTGGCGGAGTAAAAAAGTCCGGGATATGGAAGGTGGAAATGTCAATCGTGCAACCCGTGTAAAATAG
- a CDS encoding cell division protein SepF, with amino-acid sequence MNNIFSKLRDFVGLNEQVEYEYYEEEADTEGYQNLYQQENTQPAPQEAAPQNRRWREPMPTMGDDVATGPKPMSNVIGMPGAINGISEVLVLEPRTFEEMPQAIQALRERKSVVLNLTIMDPDQAQRAVDFVAGGTYALDGHQERIGESIFLFTPSCVQVSTQGGFLHEVPQPPVRPSRPTGQNQNWGNEANRMAQ; translated from the coding sequence ATGAATAATATATTTTCCAAACTCAGGGACTTTGTGGGTTTGAATGAGCAAGTAGAATACGAGTACTATGAAGAAGAGGCAGATACAGAAGGCTACCAAAATCTGTATCAGCAAGAGAATACCCAACCAGCACCACAGGAAGCAGCGCCACAAAATCGACGTTGGCGGGAACCCATGCCTACAATGGGAGATGATGTAGCCACAGGACCAAAGCCTATGAGTAATGTTATTGGTATGCCCGGAGCAATTAATGGAATTTCTGAAGTTTTAGTGCTTGAACCACGAACTTTTGAAGAAATGCCTCAGGCAATTCAAGCATTGCGTGAGCGCAAGTCTGTAGTATTAAATTTAACTATTATGGACCCGGATCAAGCTCAACGGGCAGTAGATTTTGTCGCTGGTGGCACGTATGCACTAGATGGGCATCAAGAGCGCATTGGTGAAAGCATCTTTTTGTTTACACCAAGCTGCGTACAAGTAAGTACTCAGGGCGGGTTCTTGCATGAAGTACCGCAACCCCCAGTACGTCCCTCTCGTCCCACAGGTCAAAATCAAAATTGGGGCAACGAAGCAAATCGGATGGCACAATAA